In Candidatus Hamiltonella defensa 5AT (Acyrthosiphon pisum), one genomic interval encodes:
- a CDS encoding OmpH family outer membrane protein, producing MKKFLVILSIFLGLSLTLLAQAASHIAVVDMQTIVQNSPEKKEADKNFEIKFKERETKLKIEKVDLEDKIKNFEKNSPTMKQTERKKLQKEIDDKRDIFIKNMKSFQNDTSKFQAEESTKIFRNIKSIVKSVASKKGYETVIDFNTVIYNKNDKSDITNDVLREMLNKAKK from the coding sequence ATGAAAAAATTTTTAGTGATACTCAGTATTTTTTTAGGATTATCTCTTACACTGCTTGCTCAAGCTGCAAGTCATATTGCTGTTGTTGACATGCAAACCATTGTTCAAAACTCACCTGAAAAAAAAGAAGCAGATAAAAATTTCGAGATTAAATTTAAAGAACGCGAAACAAAGCTGAAAATAGAAAAAGTTGATTTAGAAGATAAAATAAAGAACTTTGAGAAAAATTCTCCAACAATGAAACAAACGGAACGTAAAAAACTTCAAAAAGAAATTGACGACAAACGTGACATCTTTATAAAAAATATGAAATCATTTCAAAATGATACTTCTAAATTTCAAGCAGAAGAAAGTACAAAAATTTTTCGCAATATTAAAAGTATTGTCAAGTCAGTTGCCTCTAAAAAGGGATATGAAACCGTGATTGACTTTAATACTGTGATTTATAATAAAAATGATAAAAGCGACATCACTAATGATGTTTTAAGAGAAATGCTTAATAAAGCTAAAAAATAA
- the lpxD gene encoding UDP-3-O-(3-hydroxymyristoyl)glucosamine N-acyltransferase: MRPHFLLSDLANQLNAKLQGDGNMIITSIAPLQSAQKNQITFLTSKPYKKYLSDSQAAAIILTESDLPFCNTSALVVKDPYLAYALLSKIMDTTPAPAENIEPQAVISPTARLGKNVCIGANTVIESGVVLEDGVVIGAGCFIGKNVHIGSGTRLWANVSIYHDVEIGERCLVQSGAVIGSDGFGYANNKGKWVKIAQLGSIKIGHEVEIGASTSIDRGTLGDTIIGNGVIIDNQCQIAHNVTIGDYTAIAGGVVMAGSLKIGRYCQIGGASVINGHMEIADKVVITGMAMVMRPITEPGIYSSGIPLQSNKAWRKTAALVMQIDSMNKRLKSLKRKIDRQSITD, translated from the coding sequence ATGAGACCTCATTTTTTATTATCTGATTTAGCGAATCAATTAAATGCGAAATTGCAAGGGGACGGTAATATGATCATTACCAGTATTGCGCCTTTGCAATCTGCCCAAAAAAATCAAATCACCTTTTTAACCAGCAAACCTTACAAAAAGTACCTTTCTGATTCTCAAGCCGCTGCAATTATACTAACGGAATCTGATTTACCGTTTTGTAATACGTCCGCCTTAGTGGTGAAAGATCCTTATTTGGCCTATGCCCTTTTATCTAAGATAATGGATACTACCCCTGCACCAGCAGAAAATATTGAGCCACAGGCAGTGATTTCGCCGACGGCTCGTTTGGGGAAAAACGTCTGTATCGGAGCAAATACTGTTATTGAATCAGGTGTTGTTTTAGAAGATGGAGTAGTGATTGGTGCAGGCTGCTTTATTGGCAAAAATGTTCATATTGGGTCAGGTACTCGTTTATGGGCGAATGTGTCTATTTATCATGATGTTGAAATTGGAGAAAGATGCTTGGTTCAATCAGGAGCGGTCATTGGTTCGGATGGTTTCGGTTATGCAAACAACAAAGGGAAGTGGGTTAAAATAGCTCAACTTGGCTCAATAAAAATTGGTCACGAAGTAGAAATTGGTGCATCTACCAGTATTGATCGAGGAACACTTGGAGATACTATTATTGGGAATGGTGTTATCATCGACAATCAATGTCAAATTGCACATAACGTGACGATTGGAGACTACACCGCCATTGCTGGTGGTGTTGTGATGGCAGGGAGTCTTAAAATTGGGCGCTATTGCCAAATTGGAGGCGCCAGTGTCATCAATGGCCATATGGAAATTGCAGATAAAGTCGTGATTACCGGCATGGCAATGGTGATGAGGCCCATTACTGAGCCAGGCATTTATTCTTCAGGTATTCCATTACAATCTAATAAGGCTTGGCGCAAAACAGCGGCGTTGGTGATGCAGATTGATAGTATGAATAAACGCCTAAAATCTTTAAAGCGTAAAATAGATAGGCAATCTATAACAGATTAA
- the fabZ gene encoding 3-hydroxyacyl-ACP dehydratase FabZ — protein sequence MTTDTDILDIREILDLLPHRYPFLLVDRVIDLKKNKSLRAIKNISFNEPFFQGHFPKKPIFPGVLILEAMAQATGILAFKSKGKLQSGEIYYFACIEKARFKRPVHPGDQMILEVNFLNERLGCARFTGVAKVDEELVCEATMMCARSREV from the coding sequence TTGACAACTGATACTGATATTTTAGATATTAGAGAAATTTTAGATTTATTGCCGCATCGTTACCCCTTTTTATTGGTAGATCGTGTGATAGATTTAAAAAAAAATAAATCCTTACGTGCCATAAAAAATATTTCTTTTAATGAGCCCTTTTTTCAAGGACATTTTCCCAAAAAACCTATTTTTCCTGGCGTGTTAATCTTAGAAGCCATGGCCCAAGCTACAGGAATTTTAGCCTTTAAAAGCAAAGGTAAATTGCAATCTGGTGAAATTTATTATTTTGCGTGCATTGAGAAGGCCCGCTTTAAACGTCCAGTGCACCCAGGAGATCAGATGATATTAGAAGTCAATTTTCTTAATGAGAGGCTAGGCTGTGCCCGCTTTACTGGTGTTGCTAAAGTGGATGAAGAGCTTGTCTGTGAGGCTACGATGATGTGCGCTCGCAGTCGAGAGGTATAA